In a single window of the Deltaproteobacteria bacterium genome:
- a CDS encoding endonuclease/exonuclease/phosphatase family protein yields MPVTLGDLTICSRSQPSMTLRSFATPMILVLGVAAGCAKPTRLPARPLPSDSVSIMTYNVDFSDPGDPETLRAIEESKVDLVFLQEVNRPWQDSLQSHLIAAYPHQVYYGDDGYAAGAAILSRWSIESVEELPRVDWFPAARAVLETPIGPLQVLNVHLRPPRTIGGSYLVGHFSTPTVREDEIRSYATALDTKLCTLVVGDFNEGDHGRAVRWLEALGFRNALPQFEPRANTWRWPIGFITLKASYDHILYDQALELQSAEVRNGGRSDHLPVIGVFTPRTGCHEAVPNDGSQTDSACFKV; encoded by the coding sequence ATGCCAGTGACGTTAGGCGACCTGACAATCTGTTCTCGGAGCCAGCCTTCCATGACCCTTCGATCTTTTGCCACACCGATGATACTTGTGCTGGGTGTGGCGGCGGGTTGCGCGAAGCCGACACGGCTCCCAGCACGGCCGCTGCCGTCTGATAGTGTGTCGATAATGACCTACAATGTCGACTTCAGCGACCCGGGCGATCCCGAAACACTACGAGCGATCGAGGAGTCGAAAGTCGATCTCGTGTTCCTGCAAGAGGTTAATCGGCCCTGGCAAGACTCGCTACAGTCGCACTTGATTGCCGCATATCCGCATCAAGTCTACTACGGTGACGATGGGTATGCCGCGGGAGCGGCGATCTTGTCGAGGTGGTCAATCGAATCGGTCGAGGAGCTACCTCGTGTAGACTGGTTCCCGGCGGCAAGAGCGGTCTTAGAGACCCCGATCGGTCCGCTGCAGGTGCTGAACGTTCACCTTCGTCCACCGCGAACTATTGGCGGCAGCTATTTAGTCGGACATTTTTCCACACCGACTGTTCGCGAGGACGAGATTCGCTCGTACGCTACTGCGCTCGACACCAAGCTGTGTACGCTCGTTGTTGGCGATTTTAACGAAGGCGATCACGGACGCGCTGTCCGTTGGCTCGAAGCTCTCGGGTTTCGGAATGCCTTGCCGCAGTTCGAGCCGCGGGCGAATACGTGGCGCTGGCCAATCGGCTTCATCACGCTGAAGGCTAGCTACGATCACATTCTGTATGATCAGGCATTGGAGCTGCAGAGCGCCGAAGTTCGAAACGGGGGTCGGAGCGACCATCTACCGGTCATCGGCGTGTTTACTCCGCGCACTGGATGTCACGAAGCAGTTCCGAACGACGGTAGCCAAACAGATTCTGCTTGTTTCAAGGTGTGA